The following nucleotide sequence is from Candidatus Polarisedimenticolia bacterium.
CGGCCGGCGCGATTCCCAGGGCGCCCCGGAACGACTCCGCGGCGGACGCCGCGTCCCCCGCCACCGCCTGCAGTCGCCCGAGCTCGCGCAGGACCGGACCACTCGCCCGGCCGGACGCGGCCTCGCGCAACGCCGCGATCGAGGCCTTGAGCTCGTGCAGCTCCCGGCGCCGCAGATCCGCCGGCTCGTCGTCCGGCCTGGCCGCGAGATAGGCGTCCCATGCGGCGATCGCGGCGGACAGGTCGCCCCGATCCTCCGCCATGCGCGCCCGGATGCCGATCGCCGGAGCGTCCCCGGGCCGCGCCTGGAGGACGGCGTCGATCAGGTGGCCGGCCTCATCGAGGCGCTTCTGCCGGCGACGGGTCTCCGCCAGGACCAGGAGGATGTCCGGGCGCCCGGCGGGTTCGACCCGCTCCAGTGCCTCCTGCAGCAGGACGGCCGCCGCTTCGTGGTCGTAGCCCGTCCTCAGGATCTGGGCCTTCCCGGCATACGCCTCGTAACGCGACGGATTCAGGGCGAGAGCGGCCTCGTATTCCGGCAGCGCCCGGACCGCATCGCCCGTGCGCCGCAGCGTGTCGGCCAGCAGGATGCGAATCTCGTACGTGTGAGGGGCCAGATCGCGCGCCTTGCGATAGGCTGCGATCGCCTCTCGCACCTGGCCGTCCCGCCGGGCCTGGTTCCCCCGCTTGACCAGCTCCTCCACCCCCGTCGGACCCGTCCGGATCGCTTCCGGCGACTGCGCTTCGGTTTTCGATTCTCCGTCGGGCGGCGGCGCGGCGGACGCGGTCCCGGACATCGACGCCGGCGGCAGGCACGAGGCGATGAGCAGCGCGGCGATCCCCGGCAATCTGCCGGGACGGCGGAAGGCGCGGAGTCTCGACGGCGGAGTCACGGGATCCCAAGCGTACGGCGGCAAGACACGCCTGTCAACGACCTGCGACGCCCAACCTCCTCAGTCACCGGTGGCGGGCGGCAGCGCGGCGCGCCTCATGGCTCGCACGCGCGGGATCGCGGTCGCCCATCTCTCTCACATCGCGCGGCTCGAAATCGGCGCGCCGCGCTGCCGCCCGCCACCTGCGATTGAGGATGCCCCTCGTCGCTGTCCGCGTGCAGTCCGCTCCACGTGAAGCCACACGAACCCGCGCGCGGAGAGATGCCCGGCGGTGCGTCGCGGGTCAGACCGCCGCGCCCCTGCCTGGCGCGCAACTCGATGGGGGGATGTCTCCGCGGTCGGGCGAGGGCGCCTCAGGCGACCTGGGTGTCGCGCGTGATCTGCTGGAGGAGAGTGAGCACCATCTCGAGCCGGAACGGCTTGGAGAGGTAGGGACAGCCGGTGGCCTGGAAGAAGGCCTGGGTCTTGGGGCTCGCCAGGTCGCCCGTCGTGAAGATGAAGCGGCGCGCCATCCTGGGCTTGACCTTCAGGAGGCGCTCGTAGAATCCCTGGCCGTCGAGGCCGGGCATCTTGAGATCGGACAGGATCACGTCGTACTCGTTGGCGGTCGCCATCTTGAGCGCCGCCTGGCCGTTGCGCGCCTCGTCCACCTGATGTCCGTGCATCCTCAGGAATTCGGTGAGGAGCTCCACCAGGATCATCTCGTCGTCGACGACCAGCAACCGCAGGCGGGCGGGTGGCGCGCCCGTCGTCTTGGTCTCCTCTTCGGGGGCGCCGTCTCCGCGCTTCTCGCCGACGATCGGCAGGTCGACGTGAATCGTCGTCCCTTCCCCCACGACGCTCTCGGCGGTCACGGCGCCCTGGTGGTCCTTGATGATGGCGCGCGACACGCTCAGGCCGAGGCCGGTTCCTCTGCCGCCTCTCTTGGTCGTGAAGAACGGGTCGAAGATCGACTCGAGCCGGTCCTTCGGAATCCCGGTGCCGCTGTCGGTGAAGCTGGCGCGCAGCATGGAGCCCGACTGTCGCGTCTCGATCACCAGCCGCCGCGGACGGTCGCCCACCTCCATCATGGCGTGGTGCGAGTTGTTGACCACATTCAGGATGACCTGCTGGAGCTGATGGAAATCCAGCATCGTCTTGGGCAGGCGCGGGTCGTAGCGGCGCACCACCTCGACGTTGTCCACCTTGAGCTGGTACTGGCGCAGATCCAGGACGCCGTCGATGACCCGGCCCAGGTCCTCGTACGTCTTCTCGGGCTTGTGCCGGCGGGAGAACGACAGGAGGTTCTGCACGATCTTCTGCGAGCGCACCGCCTCGCCGTGGATGCGATCGAGGTGTTTGCGCGTCTTGGGATTCACCTCACTGGCCAGCAGCAGCTGCGCGAACCCCATGATCCCCGAGAGCGGGTTGTTGAGCTCGTGCGTCACCCCCGAGATCAGAAGGCCGATCGCCGACATCTTCTCGGCCTGCAGGAGCTGCGACTGAGCGGACAGCAACTGCGCCTCCATGCTCTTGATGTCGCGATCGAGGCGCTTCTTCTGGATGGCGTGGCCCATCTGTCCGGCGAAGAGCTCGATGAGCGACAGCGACTCGGCGGCCGGCGGCCCCGCCGCGGGCTCCACGAGCATGACCGTACCGACCAGGGCGGCGCCGGAGCCGTAGAGGGGAATGAACAGGAGGTCCTTCGCCGCGCCGGGACGCAGGCCGCCGTCGTTGCAGGCGGACATGGCGACCAGGTACGAGTTGCCGATCCGACGGCCCTCCCGGAAGATGGATTCGCGCTGTTCCCGCGTCGGCTTGTGGGCGTGGAAATAGTCGACCTGGCGGTCGTCGAAACCGGTAAAGAAGAACTTCAGATCGCCACCGTCATCGTCCAGAAGCGTGAGGACCGCTCGCGTGTAGCCCGAGTGGCCGCGCACCGCTTCGAGAAACAACCGGCACACGGTATCGAGATCGTCCTCCTGGACGATGCGGTTGGCCACCTTGCTGAACTCGGCCACCCGGCGCAGGACGCTCCCGGACGCCTCCACAGCGCCGCCTGACGCGCCGATCGCCGCCGCGACCCGGCCCAGGGCCTCCGGCGGAATTCCCGTCGCCTTCCCCTCCATGCCGCCCGGCACGTTGCTTCCCAGGATCAGGACGCAGCCGGCGCTGTCGCCCACGCCGAGCGGGACGAACGCCGCCTCGGCGACGCCCCGCTTCCTCAGGATCCTGTCTTCGGGGAAAGGGGTGGACTTGTGCAGGTTCGACGAGTACTCCACCGCCCCCTTGCGCAGCACCTGCGCGGCGCGGGAGCCCTTCCGGCGCACCGAATGCGAGGCGTGCCGCTCGTTGGACGGGTGGGCGGTCAGAAGGGTGATCCGTGTCGCGTCGGAGGATGGCAGCGCCAGGCAGATGCGATCGCATGGCAGCAGGTCGCCGATTTCGCGGCAGACCTGCTGAAGAATCTCTTCGGACAAATGTTTCGTCTCGCCGCTGATGCGCAAGGGACTCCGCCGTGCGCGGCTCTAGAGAGACCGATTTCCTCTGACGCATTTGCAATATAAGTTGATCGTAAGCCACAGTCAACATTACGAAAATTAGCATTGACTCCTGTGTGAAGTGTGATAGATTCACGTCTTGTTTCATAGTCAAATTTGCTCTATTACATATACGCAATGAACGGGCAAGATCTGTCGCGCTGGGAGGGCGGGACAATGAATGGAACCGGGTGGTCGCGAGCGGCGATGGTGGCGGGGGGGGTCCTTCTGATCCTGGCGGGGGTCGCGCCCGCCTGGTCCAAAGGTTTGAGATCCAAGGAGAACGGGTCCGCGCTGTGGATTGCCGCCGATCGGGTGACCGGCTTCGTCCCCTTCACGGTCTCGCTTTACGGAAAGGTGAACAGCTCGGTCGAGCCCGGGCGGCTGGAGCTGTGCCGCGAGGCCGCGATGCAGTCCGATTTCACCGGGTCCCGCGACGGCAGGGGGGGCGACGATCCGATGGCCCCGACATCGCGACCCGAGCGCGGTGACTCCGCGAACGAACCGGCCTGCTCCACCGGGACCCTGGTACGGACGGCGGACGGCTTCGACTACAAGCACGAGATGCGCTTCGATCGCCC
It contains:
- a CDS encoding ATP-binding protein, whose translation is MSEEILQQVCREIGDLLPCDRICLALPSSDATRITLLTAHPSNERHASHSVRRKGSRAAQVLRKGAVEYSSNLHKSTPFPEDRILRKRGVAEAAFVPLGVGDSAGCVLILGSNVPGGMEGKATGIPPEALGRVAAAIGASGGAVEASGSVLRRVAEFSKVANRIVQEDDLDTVCRLFLEAVRGHSGYTRAVLTLLDDDGGDLKFFFTGFDDRQVDYFHAHKPTREQRESIFREGRRIGNSYLVAMSACNDGGLRPGAAKDLLFIPLYGSGAALVGTVMLVEPAAGPPAAESLSLIELFAGQMGHAIQKKRLDRDIKSMEAQLLSAQSQLLQAEKMSAIGLLISGVTHELNNPLSGIMGFAQLLLASEVNPKTRKHLDRIHGEAVRSQKIVQNLLSFSRRHKPEKTYEDLGRVIDGVLDLRQYQLKVDNVEVVRRYDPRLPKTMLDFHQLQQVILNVVNNSHHAMMEVGDRPRRLVIETRQSGSMLRASFTDSGTGIPKDRLESIFDPFFTTKRGGRGTGLGLSVSRAIIKDHQGAVTAESVVGEGTTIHVDLPIVGEKRGDGAPEEETKTTGAPPARLRLLVVDDEMILVELLTEFLRMHGHQVDEARNGQAALKMATANEYDVILSDLKMPGLDGQGFYERLLKVKPRMARRFIFTTGDLASPKTQAFFQATGCPYLSKPFRLEMVLTLLQQITRDTQVA